A genomic region of Streptomyces rimosus contains the following coding sequences:
- a CDS encoding PPOX class F420-dependent oxidoreductase translates to MPFTQKEITYLRAQGYGRLATVGAHGEPHNVPVSFEIDEERGTIEITGRDMGRSRKFRNVAKNDRVAFVVDDVPCRDPEVVRAVVIHGTAQALPTGGRERRPHCADEMIRIHPRRIVTWGIEGDLSTGVHARDITAEDGGRR, encoded by the coding sequence ATGCCGTTCACCCAGAAGGAAATCACCTACCTGCGCGCGCAGGGCTACGGCCGTCTGGCGACGGTCGGCGCCCATGGAGAACCCCACAACGTGCCCGTCTCGTTCGAGATCGACGAGGAGCGCGGCACCATCGAGATCACCGGCCGGGACATGGGCCGCAGCCGCAAGTTCCGGAACGTGGCGAAGAACGACCGGGTCGCCTTCGTCGTGGACGACGTGCCGTGCCGCGACCCCGAGGTGGTCCGCGCCGTCGTCATCCACGGCACGGCCCAGGCGCTGCCCACCGGCGGCAGGGAGCGCCGGCCGCACTGCGCCGACGAGATGATCCGCATCCACCCCCGGCGCATCGTCACCTGGGGCATCGAAGGGGACCTGTCCACCGGGGTCCACGCACGCGACATCACGGCCGAGGACGGAGGACGGCGATGA
- a CDS encoding FAD-dependent monooxygenase has protein sequence MRYDVVIAGAGPTGLMLACELRLAGARTLVLERLAEPVDFSKALGVHARTVELLDMRGLGEGFQAEAPKLRGGNFASLGVPLDFSSFDTRHPYALFVPQVRTEELLTGRALELGAELRRGHAVTALEQDADGVTVSVTGPEGPYEVECAYLVGCDGGGSTVRKLLGIDFPGQDPHMFAVIADARFREELPHGEGMGPMRPYGVMRHDLRAWFAAFPLEPDVYRATVAFFDRPYADRRAPVTEEDVRAALTEVAGSDFGMHDVRWLSRLTDTSRQAERYRDGRVLLAGDACHIHLPAGGQGLNLGFQDAVNLGWKLGATIAGTAPPELLDTYEAERRPIAAGVLRNTRAQAVLIDPDPRYEGLRELMIELLHVPETNRYLAGLISALDVRYPMAGEHPLLGRRVPDLPLVTEDGTRQLSTYFHAARGVLLTLGCDQPLADEAAAWKDRVDLVAAEGVADPGSAVDGLTALLVRPDGYICWTAAPETGTDGLTDALRTWFGPPAM, from the coding sequence ATGCGGTACGACGTGGTGATCGCCGGCGCCGGGCCGACCGGCCTGATGCTCGCCTGCGAACTGCGCCTGGCCGGTGCCAGGACCCTGGTGCTGGAACGCCTGGCGGAGCCGGTCGACTTCTCCAAGGCCCTCGGTGTGCACGCGCGCACCGTCGAGCTGCTGGACATGCGCGGGCTGGGCGAGGGGTTCCAGGCCGAGGCGCCGAAGCTGCGCGGCGGGAACTTCGCCAGCCTCGGAGTACCCCTGGACTTCTCGTCGTTCGACACCCGGCACCCGTACGCGCTGTTCGTCCCCCAGGTGCGTACCGAGGAGCTGCTGACCGGGCGGGCCCTGGAGCTGGGGGCCGAGCTGCGGCGCGGGCACGCGGTGACGGCGCTGGAGCAGGACGCCGACGGCGTGACCGTCTCCGTCACCGGGCCCGAGGGGCCGTACGAGGTCGAGTGCGCGTACCTGGTGGGCTGCGACGGCGGCGGCAGCACCGTACGCAAGCTGCTCGGCATCGACTTCCCCGGGCAGGACCCGCACATGTTCGCGGTGATCGCGGATGCCCGGTTCCGTGAGGAGCTGCCGCACGGGGAGGGCATGGGACCGATGCGGCCGTACGGCGTCATGCGGCACGACCTGCGCGCCTGGTTCGCCGCCTTCCCGCTGGAGCCGGACGTCTACCGGGCCACGGTCGCCTTCTTCGACCGGCCCTACGCCGACCGCCGGGCGCCGGTCACCGAGGAGGACGTGCGGGCCGCGCTGACCGAGGTGGCCGGCAGCGACTTCGGGATGCACGACGTGCGCTGGCTCTCCCGGCTCACCGACACCTCACGCCAGGCCGAGCGGTACCGCGACGGCCGGGTCCTGCTGGCCGGCGACGCCTGCCACATCCACCTGCCCGCGGGCGGCCAGGGCCTCAACCTGGGCTTCCAGGACGCGGTGAACCTGGGCTGGAAGCTGGGCGCGACCATCGCGGGCACGGCTCCGCCGGAGCTGCTGGACACCTACGAGGCCGAGCGCCGCCCGATCGCCGCCGGCGTACTGCGCAACACCCGCGCGCAAGCCGTGCTGATCGACCCGGACCCGCGTTACGAGGGGCTGCGGGAGCTGATGATCGAGCTGCTGCACGTCCCGGAGACCAACCGCTATCTGGCGGGCCTCATCTCGGCGCTGGACGTGCGGTACCCCATGGCGGGCGAGCACCCGCTGCTGGGGCGCCGCGTACCGGACCTGCCGCTCGTCACCGAGGACGGCACCCGGCAGCTGAGCACGTACTTCCACGCGGCGCGCGGCGTCCTGCTGACGCTCGGCTGCGACCAGCCGCTCGCCGACGAGGCCGCGGCCTGGAAGGACCGGGTGGACCTGGTCGCGGCCGAGGGCGTCGCGGACCCGGGCTCCGCGGTCGACGGGCTGACCGCGCTGCTCGTACGCCCCGACGGCTACATCTGCTGGACCGCGGCTCCGGAGACGGGTACGGACGGGCTCACCGACGCCCTGCGCACCTGGTTCGGGCCGCCCGCCATGTGA
- a CDS encoding methyltransferase: protein MTTTPLAPVAQARSLLQLTTAYHQAKALHSAVELGLFDLLADGPATAEEVKDRLRIVHPLAKEFLDALVALELLEADGDRYRNSPAAQAFLVSGASEYLGGTVLQHARKHYHVWAGLTTALQEGEAGSGAEAHGPEAYPKHYEDPERARQVMAHFDTFSSFTAEELARRVDWSGYGSFIDIGGARGNLATRVALAHPHLHGAVFDLPALAPLAGELIRERGLEGRVRFHGGDFLTDPLPSADAVVTGHVLPDWPVPQRRKLLARIHEALPSGGALVVYDLMTDPATTTVHDVLQRLNHGLIRGDSSSSSVEEYRAEIEEAGFRVRQAERIDNLLGDWLIVAVKP, encoded by the coding sequence ATGACCACCACACCGCTCGCCCCCGTGGCCCAGGCCCGCTCGCTGCTGCAGCTGACCACCGCGTACCACCAGGCGAAGGCCCTGCACAGCGCCGTGGAGCTGGGCCTGTTCGACCTGCTCGCCGACGGGCCCGCGACCGCCGAGGAGGTGAAGGACCGGCTGCGGATCGTCCATCCGCTGGCCAAGGAGTTCCTCGACGCGCTCGTCGCGCTGGAGTTGCTGGAAGCGGACGGCGACCGCTACCGCAACTCCCCCGCCGCCCAGGCGTTCCTGGTGTCCGGCGCCTCCGAATACCTGGGCGGCACCGTCCTCCAGCACGCCCGCAAGCACTACCACGTATGGGCCGGGCTGACGACGGCGCTCCAGGAGGGCGAGGCGGGTTCCGGCGCCGAAGCGCACGGGCCCGAGGCGTACCCCAAGCACTACGAGGACCCGGAGCGGGCCCGTCAGGTCATGGCGCACTTCGACACCTTCAGCTCCTTCACGGCCGAGGAGCTGGCGCGCCGCGTCGACTGGAGCGGGTACGGGTCCTTCATCGACATCGGCGGCGCACGGGGCAACCTCGCCACGCGGGTGGCCCTGGCCCACCCGCACCTGCACGGCGCCGTGTTCGACCTGCCCGCGCTGGCCCCGCTGGCCGGCGAGCTGATCCGTGAGCGCGGCCTCGAAGGCCGCGTCCGCTTCCACGGCGGCGACTTCCTGACCGACCCGCTGCCGTCCGCGGACGCCGTGGTCACCGGGCACGTACTGCCCGACTGGCCGGTACCGCAGCGGCGCAAGCTCCTCGCGCGCATCCACGAGGCGCTGCCCTCCGGCGGCGCGCTGGTGGTCTACGACCTGATGACGGATCCGGCCACCACGACGGTGCACGACGTACTGCAACGGCTCAACCACGGCCTCATCCGCGGCGACAGCTCGTCCAGCAGCGTCGAGGAGTACCGCGCGGAGATCGAGGAGGCCGGCTTCCGGGTGCGGCAGGCGGAGCGCATCGACAACCTCCTCGGTGACTGGCTGATAGTCGCCGTCAAGCCCTGA
- the otr(A) gene encoding tetracycline resistance ribosomal protection protein Otr(A), whose amino-acid sequence MNKLNLGILAHVDAGKTSLTERLLHRTGVIDEVGSVDAGTTTTDSMELERQRGITIRSAVATFVLDDLKVNLIDTPGHSDFISEVERALGVLDGAVLVVSAVEGVQPQTRILMRTLRRLGIPTLVFVNKIDRGGARPDGVLREIRDRLTPAAVALSAVADAGTPRARAIALGPDTDPDFAVRVGELLADHDDAFLTAYLDEEHVLTEKEYAEELAAQTARGLVHPVYFGSALTGEGLDHLVHGIRELLPSVHASQDAPLRATVFKVDRGARGEAVAYLRLVSGTLGTRDSVTLHRVDHTGRVTEHAGRITALRVFEHGSATSETRATAGDIAQAWGLKDVRVGDRAGHLDGPPPRNFFAPPSLETVIRPERPEEAGRLHAALRMLDEQDPSIDLRQDEENAAGAVVRLYGEVQKEILGSTLAESFGVRVRFDPTRTVCIEKPVGTGEALIELDTRTHNYFWATVGLRVGPAEPGAGITFRLAVELGSLPLAFHKAIEETVHTTLRHGLYGWQVTDCAVTLTRTGFASPVSAADDFRKATPLVLMDALRQAGTEVHEPVSSFELEVPAARLSPVLAKLAELGATPGVPTAEGDVFRLEGTMPTSLVHDFNQRVPGLTQGEGVFLAEHRGYRPAVGQPPVRPRPEGPNPLNRDEYILHVLKRV is encoded by the coding sequence ATGAACAAGCTGAATCTGGGCATCCTGGCCCACGTTGACGCCGGCAAGACCAGCCTCACCGAGCGCCTGCTGCACCGCACCGGTGTGATCGACGAGGTCGGCAGCGTGGACGCCGGCACCACGACGACCGACTCGATGGAGCTGGAGCGGCAGCGCGGCATCACCATCCGGTCCGCCGTGGCCACGTTCGTCCTGGACGATCTCAAGGTCAACCTCATCGACACCCCGGGCCACTCCGACTTCATCTCCGAGGTCGAGCGGGCGCTCGGGGTGCTCGACGGCGCGGTCCTGGTGGTCTCGGCCGTCGAGGGCGTCCAGCCGCAGACCCGCATCCTGATGCGGACCCTGCGCAGGCTGGGCATTCCCACGCTGGTCTTCGTCAACAAGATCGACCGGGGCGGCGCGCGTCCCGACGGTGTGCTGCGGGAGATCCGCGACCGGCTCACCCCCGCCGCGGTGGCACTGTCCGCCGTGGCGGACGCCGGCACGCCGCGGGCCCGCGCGATCGCGCTCGGCCCGGACACCGACCCGGACTTCGCCGTCCGGGTCGGTGAGCTGCTGGCCGACCACGACGACGCGTTCCTCACCGCCTACCTGGACGAGGAACACGTACTGACCGAGAAGGAGTACGCGGAGGAACTGGCCGCGCAGACCGCGCGCGGTCTGGTGCACCCGGTGTACTTCGGGTCCGCGCTGACCGGCGAGGGCCTGGACCATCTGGTGCACGGCATCCGGGAGTTGCTGCCGTCCGTGCACGCGTCGCAGGACGCGCCGCTGCGGGCCACCGTGTTCAAGGTGGACCGTGGCGCGCGCGGCGAGGCCGTCGCGTACCTGCGGCTGGTCTCCGGCACGCTGGGCACCCGCGATTCGGTGACGCTGCACCGCGTCGACCACACCGGCCGGGTCACCGAGCACGCCGGACGCATCACCGCGCTGCGGGTCTTCGAGCACGGGTCGGCCACCAGCGAGACCCGGGCGACCGCCGGGGACATCGCGCAGGCGTGGGGCCTGAAGGACGTACGGGTCGGTGACCGGGCCGGGCACCTCGACGGTCCCCCGCCGCGCAACTTCTTCGCGCCGCCCAGCCTGGAGACCGTGATCAGGCCGGAGCGCCCGGAGGAAGCGGGACGGCTGCACGCCGCGCTGCGCATGCTGGACGAGCAGGACCCCTCGATCGACCTGCGGCAGGACGAGGAGAACGCGGCCGGCGCGGTGGTCCGCCTCTACGGGGAGGTGCAGAAGGAGATCCTCGGCAGCACGCTCGCGGAGTCCTTCGGCGTACGGGTGCGCTTCGACCCGACCCGTACGGTCTGCATCGAAAAGCCCGTGGGGACGGGCGAGGCGCTGATCGAGCTGGACACGCGGACGCACAACTACTTCTGGGCGACCGTGGGTCTGCGCGTCGGACCGGCCGAGCCCGGCGCGGGCATCACGTTCCGTTTGGCGGTGGAACTGGGCTCGCTCCCCCTGGCCTTCCACAAGGCCATCGAGGAGACGGTGCACACCACCCTGCGGCACGGTCTGTACGGCTGGCAGGTCACCGACTGCGCCGTCACCCTGACCCGTACCGGCTTCGCCAGTCCGGTCAGCGCGGCCGACGACTTCCGCAAGGCCACGCCGCTGGTCCTGATGGACGCGCTCCGGCAGGCCGGTACGGAGGTGCACGAGCCGGTCAGCTCCTTCGAACTGGAGGTGCCCGCCGCCCGGCTCAGCCCGGTACTTGCGAAACTCGCGGAACTGGGCGCGACGCCCGGTGTGCCCACGGCCGAGGGGGACGTCTTCCGCCTGGAGGGCACGATGCCGACCAGCCTCGTGCACGACTTCAACCAGCGGGTTCCCGGACTGACCCAGGGCGAGGGCGTGTTCCTGGCCGAGCACCGGGGCTACCGGCCCGCCGTCGGACAGCCGCCCGTGCGGCCGCGGCCCGAGGGGCCCAACCCGCTCAACCGCGACGAGTACATCCTGCACGTGCTCAAGCGCGTGTGA
- a CDS encoding LuxR C-terminal-related transcriptional regulator, which yields MDNKVITVLVVDDQTLLRETLCDVLAAQPDIKVVGGLANGEAAVRMAGELRPDVILLDGSEPYGVVSGVEAMHRVSPRSQCIILTSFHHPALVQQALQLRVSGFLTKNLRRAEVLAAIRSVTSHPGQIFMSVPKESMAALPHTSTARLSARELQIMENVARGLSNSQIAARLTITEATVKRHLSNVFEKLGAVSRIDAVNKAKSMLILGISRNTGPYARQDSPYPRPEVRLQVQAGT from the coding sequence ATGGATAACAAAGTCATCACCGTCCTCGTCGTCGACGACCAGACCCTGCTCAGGGAGACGCTGTGCGACGTGCTCGCCGCCCAGCCGGACATCAAGGTGGTCGGCGGCCTGGCCAACGGGGAGGCGGCGGTGCGCATGGCCGGCGAGCTGCGCCCCGATGTCATTCTGCTGGACGGGTCGGAGCCGTACGGAGTCGTCTCCGGCGTCGAGGCCATGCACCGGGTGTCACCGCGTTCCCAGTGCATCATTTTGACCTCGTTCCATCATCCGGCGCTCGTGCAGCAGGCGCTGCAACTGCGCGTGAGCGGATTTCTGACCAAGAATTTACGGCGCGCCGAGGTGCTCGCCGCCATCCGCAGCGTGACCAGTCACCCGGGGCAGATATTCATGTCCGTACCAAAAGAAAGCATGGCGGCGCTGCCGCATACCTCCACGGCGCGTCTCTCCGCCCGCGAGCTCCAGATAATGGAGAACGTGGCGCGCGGGCTGAGCAACAGCCAGATCGCCGCCCGGCTCACCATCACCGAAGCGACCGTGAAACGCCATTTGAGCAATGTTTTCGAAAAGCTGGGCGCGGTTTCCCGGATCGATGCCGTGAACAAGGCGAAATCCATGCTGATCCTCGGAATCTCCCGGAACACCGGCCCGTACGCACGGCAGGACAGCCCGTATCCACGGCCTGAGGTCCGCCTCCAGGTACAGGCCGGCACCTGA
- a CDS encoding SAM-dependent methyltransferase has product MSQDARPLSNAVDVSIPSVARMYDYYLGGKDNYAVDRAACEELDKVVPSTRTLAVNNRRFLRRVVRWLAEEQGVRQFIDHGSGLPTQDNVHEVAQRVDPDARVVYIDNDPIVLAHGRALLEENLNTAVIQADMRDTDGILGHPEVARLIDFDQPVAALFVSVLHCIPDEDDPAGLIRRVAERLVPGSFLVVCQLVSEDRATRDFVTEFMRVNTQGQWGRVRTAAELASFLDGLEILEPGLVEVSTWKPDADIGPRQLTQEWIEYGGVARKG; this is encoded by the coding sequence ATGAGTCAGGACGCGCGGCCACTGTCCAACGCCGTTGACGTCAGCATCCCGAGCGTGGCGCGGATGTACGACTACTACCTCGGCGGCAAGGACAACTACGCGGTGGACCGCGCGGCGTGCGAGGAACTGGACAAGGTCGTGCCGAGCACCCGGACCCTGGCGGTCAACAACCGCCGGTTCCTGCGGCGGGTGGTCCGCTGGCTGGCGGAGGAACAGGGCGTACGGCAGTTCATCGACCACGGCTCCGGCCTGCCCACCCAGGACAACGTCCACGAGGTCGCCCAGCGGGTCGACCCGGACGCCCGGGTGGTCTACATCGACAACGACCCCATCGTGCTGGCGCACGGGCGGGCGCTGCTGGAGGAGAACCTCAACACCGCGGTCATCCAGGCCGACATGCGCGACACCGACGGCATCCTGGGGCACCCCGAGGTGGCGCGGCTGATCGACTTCGATCAGCCGGTGGCCGCGCTGTTCGTGTCCGTCCTGCACTGCATCCCCGACGAGGACGATCCCGCCGGCCTGATCAGGCGGGTCGCGGAACGCCTGGTCCCCGGCAGCTTCCTGGTCGTGTGCCAGCTCGTCAGCGAGGACCGGGCGACCCGCGACTTCGTCACCGAGTTCATGCGCGTCAACACCCAGGGCCAGTGGGGCCGGGTGCGCACGGCCGCCGAACTCGCGTCCTTCCTGGACGGCTTGGAGATCCTCGAACCGGGCCTGGTGGAAGTCTCGACCTGGAAGCCGGACGCGGACATCGGCCCCCGGCAGCTCACCCAGGAGTGGATCGAGTACGGCGGGGTGGCCCGCAAGGGTTAG